Proteins from a single region of Thiomicrorhabdus sp. Kp2:
- the lon gene encoding endopeptidase La — protein sequence MKMNVLVLPLRDVVVFPGNVMPLFVGREKSIHALNEAMQGDKQIFLITQKSAELDVPSLEDLYSVGTMANILQLLKLPDGTVKVLVEGIQRFRLTGLHIDNNVLLGDITEVESSADNETDTVVLMRALAERFNLFADLKKKIPSEVKTSVQKELNPERMVDLISANLKLSVEEKQALLELTSTSERLERVLAMIETELEMLESEKRITSRVKKQMDKTQREYYLNEKIKAIHSELAGGDETVVNEMEELTQRIGKAGLTAEAEKKANTELKKLKMMPAQSSEATVVRNYLDWLLDIPWKKRSRVSNDLNKAEKILDAQHYGLEKVKERIVEYLAVQKRVKKMKGPILCLVGPPGVGKTSLARSIAEATNRKYVRMSLGGVRDEAEIRGHRKTYIGALPGKVIQKMHTAGTKNPLFLLDEIDKMSSDMRGDPASALLEVLDPEQNSTFNDHYLEVDYDLSDVMFVATSNSMDIPEALLDRMEVINLSGYTEPEKLNIAQKHLLPRALKDHGLKKDELTITSESILAIIQLYTREAGVRLLARELAKICRKAIKKIVTDDKTPSKITVNKADLEEYLGVARYRVGLADSENRIGQVAGLAWTRVGGDLLRIEATAMPGKGKLSSTGQLGSVMQESVQAAMSVIRSRSEVLGLADDFYETNDLHLHFPEGAIKKDGPSAGIAICTAITSVLTKTPVRADVAMTGEITLRGEVLPIGGLKEKLLAALRGGIKMVLIPHDNVRDLADVPDEVKNQLDIHPVRWVDEVLELALTERPKPLVEVTEGITYTDEKAPKTAEKASNRH from the coding sequence ATGAAAATGAACGTACTCGTATTACCTTTACGTGATGTCGTGGTTTTTCCAGGAAATGTAATGCCATTATTTGTGGGGCGAGAAAAATCAATCCATGCCTTAAATGAAGCGATGCAGGGTGATAAACAGATCTTCTTAATTACACAAAAGAGTGCAGAGTTAGATGTACCATCCTTAGAAGATTTGTACTCTGTGGGTACGATGGCCAACATTCTTCAGTTGTTAAAGTTGCCTGACGGTACGGTTAAAGTTTTAGTAGAAGGAATTCAGCGCTTTAGATTAACGGGTTTACATATTGATAATAACGTTCTTCTAGGTGATATTACAGAAGTAGAAAGCAGTGCGGACAATGAAACAGACACTGTTGTTTTAATGCGGGCTTTAGCTGAGCGTTTTAATCTTTTTGCCGATCTAAAAAAGAAAATCCCTTCAGAAGTTAAAACCTCAGTACAAAAAGAGCTTAACCCTGAGCGAATGGTGGATTTAATCTCTGCAAATCTAAAGCTTAGTGTTGAAGAGAAACAGGCGCTTCTTGAACTGACTTCAACCAGTGAGCGTTTAGAGCGCGTTCTCGCCATGATTGAAACAGAGCTAGAGATGCTTGAATCAGAAAAACGTATCACTTCGCGTGTTAAAAAACAGATGGACAAAACGCAACGTGAATATTATCTGAATGAAAAAATTAAAGCGATACACAGTGAATTAGCTGGTGGTGATGAAACCGTTGTTAATGAAATGGAAGAGCTAACACAAAGAATTGGCAAGGCAGGGTTAACCGCTGAAGCAGAGAAAAAAGCCAATACAGAGCTTAAAAAGCTCAAAATGATGCCTGCTCAATCCTCTGAAGCAACCGTTGTTCGTAATTATTTGGATTGGTTATTAGATATACCATGGAAAAAACGCAGCCGCGTCTCGAATGATTTAAATAAAGCAGAGAAAATACTGGATGCCCAGCATTACGGGTTAGAAAAGGTCAAAGAACGTATTGTTGAGTATCTTGCTGTACAAAAACGTGTGAAAAAAATGAAAGGGCCTATTCTCTGTTTAGTTGGACCACCAGGGGTGGGTAAAACGTCATTGGCTCGTTCAATTGCTGAAGCAACTAACCGTAAGTATGTGCGCATGTCTTTAGGTGGTGTTAGGGACGAGGCAGAGATTCGTGGACATCGTAAAACCTATATTGGCGCGTTACCAGGTAAAGTTATTCAAAAAATGCATACAGCTGGGACAAAAAACCCACTGTTTCTACTTGATGAAATAGACAAAATGTCGAGTGATATGCGTGGAGATCCTGCATCCGCTTTATTGGAGGTGCTAGATCCAGAGCAAAATAGCACTTTTAACGATCATTATCTTGAAGTGGATTATGATTTGTCGGATGTTATGTTTGTAGCCACATCAAACTCTATGGACATTCCAGAAGCCTTGTTGGATAGAATGGAAGTGATTAATTTATCAGGTTATACCGAGCCTGAAAAATTGAATATTGCCCAAAAACATCTGCTACCAAGAGCCTTAAAAGATCACGGACTTAAAAAAGATGAATTAACCATCACATCAGAGTCTATTTTAGCGATTATTCAGTTGTACACGCGTGAAGCGGGTGTTCGCTTGCTGGCCCGTGAGTTAGCTAAAATTTGTCGAAAAGCAATTAAAAAAATTGTGACTGATGATAAAACACCCTCTAAGATTACAGTGAATAAGGCTGATTTAGAAGAGTATCTAGGTGTGGCTCGTTATCGAGTAGGTCTTGCAGACTCTGAAAACAGAATAGGGCAGGTTGCTGGGCTTGCGTGGACACGTGTTGGTGGCGATTTATTGCGCATTGAAGCGACTGCTATGCCTGGTAAAGGTAAGTTGTCCAGCACGGGGCAGTTAGGAAGCGTTATGCAAGAATCTGTTCAGGCTGCAATGAGTGTGATAAGAAGCCGTTCTGAGGTATTAGGGCTTGCAGATGATTTTTATGAAACCAACGACTTGCATTTACACTTTCCTGAAGGCGCTATAAAGAAAGATGGGCCTAGTGCTGGTATCGCAATTTGTACGGCAATCACATCTGTATTAACAAAAACACCAGTAAGAGCTGATGTGGCCATGACAGGTGAGATAACGTTACGTGGAGAAGTGCTTCCTATTGGCGGTCTTAAAGAAAAGCTCTTAGCTGCATTACGAGGTGGGATTAAAATGGTATTAATCCCACATGATAATGTTCGTGATTTAGCGGATGTGCCTGATGAAGTGAAAAATCAGCTCGATATTCACCCTGTAAGATGGGTAGATGAAGTGCTTGAATTGGCTTTAACTGAACGTCCAAAGCCATTAGTAGAGGTTACTGAGGGCATAACTTATACTGATGAGAAAGCGCCAAAAACGGCTGAAAAGGCGTCAAATCGACATTAA
- a CDS encoding ABC transporter permease, with the protein MFAYIVRRLLFAVPILLGVNLITFALFFMVNTPDDMARAQLGAKQTTPEMIQAWKASNGYDKPLFINIEQSGLQQISDTLFVQESLKLFSFDFGQSDSGRQISADIYERMWPSLAIALPTFMIGLVTNIAIALLIVLFRGSTLDSVTMGIAVAIMSISGLFYIIAGQVLFSKTWHWVPISGYAEGLEGIKFLILPVLIGVFAGIGAGIRWYRSIFLEEINKDYVRTARAKGLSEIKVLFGHVLQNGLLPILTGVVVVIPTLFMGSLIMESFFGIPGLGSYTIDAIQSQDFGIVKAMVFLGSVLYIIGLILTDISYTYFDPRVKLS; encoded by the coding sequence ATGTTTGCCTATATTGTGAGACGTTTACTGTTTGCTGTACCCATTTTATTGGGTGTTAATCTAATTACTTTTGCCCTGTTTTTTATGGTGAATACGCCAGATGATATGGCACGAGCGCAATTAGGCGCAAAACAAACTACACCTGAGATGATACAGGCCTGGAAAGCGAGTAATGGTTATGACAAGCCCCTGTTTATTAATATAGAGCAAAGTGGTTTACAGCAAATTTCAGATACTTTATTTGTGCAAGAGTCTCTAAAATTATTCAGTTTTGATTTTGGTCAGTCCGATTCTGGCCGACAAATCTCCGCTGATATTTACGAACGAATGTGGCCAAGTTTAGCCATTGCTCTACCAACGTTTATGATTGGTTTAGTTACCAATATTGCCATTGCCTTGTTGATTGTGCTTTTTAGAGGCTCAACCCTCGATAGCGTAACCATGGGCATTGCGGTTGCCATTATGTCTATTTCTGGACTTTTCTATATCATTGCAGGTCAAGTTCTCTTTAGTAAAACTTGGCATTGGGTGCCGATATCGGGCTATGCGGAGGGTTTAGAGGGCATTAAGTTTCTAATTTTACCTGTGTTAATAGGAGTCTTTGCTGGTATTGGAGCAGGGATTCGTTGGTATCGCAGTATCTTTTTAGAAGAAATCAATAAGGACTACGTAAGAACAGCCCGAGCAAAAGGGCTTTCAGAAATTAAGGTGCTCTTTGGGCATGTTTTACAAAATGGTTTATTACCCATACTTACTGGCGTTGTGGTGGTGATTCCAACCCTGTTTATGGGCAGTTTAATTATGGAATCTTTCTTTGGTATACCAGGCCTGGGAAGTTACACCATTGATGCTATTCAATCTCAAGATTTTGGTATTGTTAAAGCCATGGTCTTTTTAGGCTCGGTACTCTATATCATCGGCTTAATTCTCACCGATATCTCTTACACTTATTTTGACCCAAGAGTGAAGTTGTCATGA
- a CDS encoding ester cyclase: MQPEVLIRTFIDEAFNKGNLSILEDVIHTEYQYLSPDNSQLKGIGQLTEFIQAFRKAFPDLNLQIDDLFASNDRSCTAFTLSGTHEDDFMGIPATKKSVEVRGMVMSRFKDNKIFEDWEILDNLSFFQQLGVVPELS; encoded by the coding sequence ATGCAACCAGAAGTCTTAATTCGTACCTTCATTGATGAAGCGTTCAACAAGGGGAATCTTTCGATACTCGAGGATGTAATTCATACTGAGTACCAATATTTGAGTCCTGACAACAGCCAACTAAAAGGTATAGGTCAATTGACAGAATTTATTCAGGCGTTCCGCAAAGCCTTTCCTGATCTTAACCTTCAGATAGATGATCTGTTTGCGTCAAATGACCGCTCGTGTACTGCCTTTACACTTAGTGGCACTCACGAGGACGATTTCATGGGGATTCCGGCAACTAAAAAGTCAGTGGAAGTCCGAGGAATGGTAATGAGCCGATTTAAAGACAACAAGATCTTCGAGGATTGGGAGATTCTCGATAACTTGAGCTTTTTTCAACAGCTTGGGGTTGTCCCTGAACTCTCCTAA
- a CDS encoding HU family DNA-binding protein, whose translation MNKSELVSAIAEEAGLTKADAAKALDATVASITKAMSSGDSVAIIGFGTFKVGERSARTGRNPQTGAEMQIPAAKVPKFTAGKALKEAVN comes from the coding sequence ATGAATAAATCTGAATTAGTAAGTGCAATTGCAGAAGAAGCTGGTTTAACAAAAGCAGATGCAGCTAAAGCATTAGACGCAACGGTAGCTTCAATCACAAAAGCAATGAGCTCAGGTGACTCAGTAGCAATTATCGGTTTTGGTACATTTAAAGTTGGTGAGCGTTCTGCACGTACTGGTCGTAACCCTCAAACAGGTGCTGAGATGCAGATTCCTGCGGCTAAAGTTCCTAAGTTTACAGCTGGTAAAGCACTAAAAGAAGCTGTTAACTAA
- a CDS encoding ABC transporter substrate-binding protein codes for MGLFFLSYTVSANNWNAPYSENQVKQQTLFSAFGSPPKHLDPVVSYNSNEWAILSQIYEPPLQYHYLKRPYTVEPLTLTELPKIQYLNSAGKKVSEKSQDIAFTEYLFEIKKGIYFHHHPAFVKNKEGDFSYHTLKASELTAIKSIYDFKNQANRELSASDYIYAIKRMALRQNHSPILDSMTPYIVGLKAYSQQVTKAFEEQLKKQDASDKTTYYDLNQFDIGGVQLIDKYRFKIKINGRYPQFLYWLSMNFFAPIPWEADKFYKQPGLVERNITIDTSPIGTGPYYLAENNPNRRMRLVANENYHQVFYPSTGLPEEANPALLDDAGKQLPFIKEVVYTLEKESVPLWNKFLQGYYDASGVSSDSFDQAVSISGSGNMSLTPEMKERGIQFLSHVQPTIYYFGFNMADPVIGGYSKKQQKLRQAISIAVNFEEYISIFMNGRGVVAQSPIPPGIYGHQKELINPFVYQQENNQLKRKSIEYAKKLLAEAGYPDGRKPNGEALSLYYDTAATGPDSQSELNWYRKQFAKLGINLIIRATDYNRFQDKVRQAKVQMFSWGWNADYPDPENFLFLLFGGNAVINTKGTGINSANYDNPKFNQLFKQMKTMPNGPERLAIIQKMVKIAQQDAPWIWGFNPKSLALYHSWLKNVYPNALANNTTKYRRIDVQDRYNKQQAWNKPIIWPLILVVLILLLSIWPLTRAYKKRQSSVMTSKTNAKEGNV; via the coding sequence ATGGGATTATTCTTTTTATCTTATACGGTTTCTGCAAATAACTGGAACGCACCCTATAGTGAAAATCAAGTTAAGCAACAAACGCTGTTCAGTGCTTTTGGTTCACCGCCCAAGCATTTAGACCCTGTTGTCTCTTATAATTCTAATGAGTGGGCTATTCTCTCTCAAATCTATGAACCTCCTCTACAATATCATTATTTAAAACGACCTTATACGGTTGAGCCGCTAACGCTCACTGAACTACCTAAAATTCAGTATTTAAATTCTGCGGGTAAAAAAGTCTCTGAAAAAAGTCAGGATATTGCCTTTACTGAATACCTTTTTGAAATAAAGAAGGGCATCTATTTTCATCATCATCCCGCTTTTGTTAAAAATAAAGAGGGTGACTTTAGCTACCATACGTTAAAAGCATCCGAGCTCACGGCAATTAAATCAATATATGATTTTAAAAACCAAGCCAATCGAGAATTATCAGCGAGTGACTATATTTACGCCATAAAAAGAATGGCATTACGTCAGAATCACTCGCCTATTTTAGATTCTATGACACCTTATATTGTTGGTTTAAAAGCGTATTCACAACAAGTTACTAAAGCGTTTGAAGAGCAATTAAAAAAACAAGATGCTTCGGATAAAACAACTTATTATGACTTAAACCAGTTTGATATTGGTGGTGTTCAACTAATTGATAAATATCGTTTTAAAATTAAAATAAATGGTCGCTATCCGCAGTTTTTATACTGGTTATCCATGAACTTTTTTGCCCCAATTCCCTGGGAGGCTGACAAGTTTTATAAACAACCAGGCCTGGTAGAACGTAATATCACCATAGATACTTCGCCAATTGGTACAGGTCCTTATTATTTGGCAGAAAATAATCCTAACCGTAGAATGCGTTTAGTGGCCAATGAAAACTATCATCAAGTGTTTTATCCCAGTACAGGTTTGCCTGAAGAGGCTAATCCAGCGCTTTTAGACGATGCTGGTAAACAGCTACCCTTTATTAAAGAGGTCGTTTATACGCTTGAAAAAGAGAGCGTGCCTTTATGGAACAAATTCTTGCAAGGTTATTACGATGCTTCAGGTGTGAGTTCAGATAGTTTTGATCAAGCGGTTTCTATTTCGGGTTCTGGCAATATGAGTTTAACCCCAGAGATGAAAGAGCGTGGTATTCAGTTTTTAAGTCATGTTCAACCCACTATCTATTATTTTGGTTTTAATATGGCCGACCCTGTGATTGGAGGCTACTCAAAAAAACAGCAAAAGTTGCGTCAAGCCATCAGTATTGCCGTCAATTTTGAAGAGTATATTTCCATATTTATGAATGGACGAGGCGTGGTCGCCCAAAGCCCAATTCCGCCTGGTATTTATGGGCATCAAAAAGAGTTAATAAACCCGTTTGTTTATCAACAAGAAAACAATCAACTTAAACGTAAGTCTATTGAATATGCCAAGAAACTGCTGGCTGAAGCGGGTTACCCTGATGGACGCAAACCAAATGGGGAGGCTTTGTCACTTTATTATGATACTGCGGCCACGGGTCCAGACAGTCAGTCAGAGTTAAATTGGTATCGTAAACAGTTTGCCAAGCTTGGTATTAATTTGATTATTCGAGCTACTGACTATAATCGTTTTCAAGATAAGGTAAGACAAGCCAAAGTTCAGATGTTCTCTTGGGGTTGGAATGCCGATTACCCCGACCCTGAAAACTTTTTGTTTTTGCTGTTTGGTGGCAATGCCGTGATTAATACTAAAGGCACTGGAATCAATAGCGCTAACTATGACAACCCTAAATTTAATCAACTCTTCAAACAGATGAAAACCATGCCTAATGGCCCTGAACGATTAGCTATTATTCAGAAAATGGTTAAAATTGCCCAACAAGATGCACCGTGGATTTGGGGCTTTAACCCAAAATCTTTGGCGTTGTACCATAGCTGGTTAAAAAATGTGTACCCTAATGCGCTGGCAAATAACACTACAAAATACAGACGTATTGATGTGCAAGATCGTTACAACAAACAACAGGCCTGGAATAAACCGATTATTTGGCCTTTAATTTTGGTTGTATTGATTTTATTGCTCTCTATTTGGCCACTAACACGCGCCTATAAAAAACGTCAAAGCTCAGTAATGACATCTAAAACAAATGCAAAAGAGGGTAATGTTTAA
- a CDS encoding enoyl-ACP reductase, which produces MGFLSGKKALIIGVANNKSIAYGIAKQMHEQGAEIALTYQNEKLKGRVEKIAEELGSSIVLPLDVASDAEIDATFAELSKQWTDGLDILVHSVAFAPREELEGRMIDASTRTGFSIAHDISAYSLTACTKAAHEMLKAKNGSVMTVSYLGAERAVPNYNVMGIAKASLEATVRYLAADLGQEGIRVNAVSAGPIRTLAAAGIKDFRTMLDKAAQATPLRRNVTIEEVGNTAAFLCSDLASGITGEITYVDGGYNVTAST; this is translated from the coding sequence ATGGGATTCCTTTCAGGAAAAAAAGCCTTAATCATTGGTGTAGCAAATAACAAGTCAATAGCCTACGGAATTGCTAAACAAATGCATGAACAAGGCGCAGAGATTGCCCTTACTTACCAAAACGAAAAACTTAAAGGTCGCGTAGAAAAAATTGCTGAAGAACTCGGTTCTTCAATTGTATTGCCTTTAGATGTAGCCAGTGATGCTGAAATTGATGCCACTTTTGCAGAACTATCAAAACAGTGGACTGATGGTTTAGATATTTTAGTTCACTCAGTAGCCTTTGCACCGCGTGAAGAGCTTGAAGGCCGAATGATTGACGCTTCTACCCGCACAGGATTTAGCATTGCACATGACATTAGTGCATACAGCTTAACGGCCTGTACTAAAGCCGCTCATGAAATGCTAAAAGCCAAAAATGGTTCCGTTATGACTGTTTCTTACTTAGGTGCTGAGCGAGCGGTCCCTAACTATAACGTTATGGGTATTGCTAAAGCATCGTTAGAAGCCACTGTTCGTTACTTAGCCGCAGATCTTGGTCAGGAAGGCATTCGTGTTAACGCCGTTTCTGCAGGTCCAATTCGTACTTTAGCGGCTGCTGGAATTAAAGATTTCAGAACCATGCTTGATAAAGCCGCTCAAGCCACACCGTTACGTCGCAATGTCACAATTGAAGAAGTGGGTAATACAGCGGCTTTCTTATGCTCTGATTTAGCTTCAGGGATTACAGGAGAAATCACTTATGTTGATGGCGGTTACAACGTAACAGCTTCAACCTAG
- a CDS encoding ABC transporter permease encodes MIQTMTPVFLWTDIMIWGLFVLLVIGIRQIIKDPQKRAQWRAVFQSKTAMASIMVLMVYFVIALLDSTHFKIDPSEKSGHHKELVSVLDLGLNHLIANTERTYSAPFALTEYSSSIVYDEIGQVKQVYLPLKHVAQHINMDADRIAFDLFSQFTWSLMITLLVLLVFFAFHGYFYLKALAQNRVLSNNKALPWRSAYLTLFILLLVGITLYNLSFNYHVLGTNKVGEDVFYNSLKSIRTGVLIGGLTTVVMLPLALVLGISAGYFKGWIDDLIQYFYTTLNSIPGVLLIAAAVLVMQSIMSTHAEWFGSTEERADMRLLFLILILGMTSWTGLCRLLRAETLKISQIEYVTAAKAFGLKPFTIIRKHILPNLVHLILIALVLDFSGLVLAEAVLSYVGVGVDPTMPSWGNMINQARLEMAREPMVWWSLLSAFCFMFILVLAANLFADRVQWVLNPRSEK; translated from the coding sequence ATGATACAAACAATGACACCCGTATTTTTATGGACTGATATCATGATTTGGGGGCTTTTTGTTCTCCTGGTGATAGGTATACGCCAAATCATTAAAGACCCCCAAAAAAGAGCGCAGTGGCGCGCCGTTTTTCAGTCTAAAACCGCCATGGCCTCTATTATGGTGTTAATGGTTTATTTTGTTATCGCCTTGCTTGATTCAACCCATTTTAAAATCGATCCCTCTGAGAAGAGCGGTCATCACAAAGAGCTGGTCAGTGTTTTAGATCTGGGTTTAAATCACCTTATAGCAAATACAGAACGCACCTATTCAGCTCCATTTGCCTTAACGGAATACAGTTCCAGTATTGTTTATGATGAGATAGGGCAGGTTAAACAGGTATATTTACCGCTAAAACACGTTGCGCAACACATCAATATGGATGCTGACCGCATTGCGTTTGATCTATTCAGCCAATTTACCTGGTCGTTAATGATTACACTGCTTGTGTTATTGGTTTTTTTCGCTTTTCACGGATATTTTTACCTAAAAGCCTTGGCACAAAATAGAGTATTGTCAAACAATAAAGCGCTTCCTTGGCGTTCAGCATATCTCACACTGTTTATTTTACTATTAGTGGGTATCACCCTTTATAACCTCAGTTTTAACTATCATGTATTGGGCACCAATAAAGTGGGTGAAGACGTCTTTTACAACTCACTCAAAAGCATTAGAACAGGGGTGTTAATTGGTGGTTTAACCACTGTAGTAATGCTGCCATTAGCGTTAGTTCTAGGGATTAGTGCAGGGTATTTTAAAGGTTGGATTGATGATCTCATTCAATACTTTTACACCACCTTAAACTCCATACCTGGCGTATTATTAATTGCCGCCGCCGTATTGGTTATGCAATCTATTATGAGCACGCATGCCGAATGGTTTGGCAGTACCGAAGAGCGCGCTGATATGCGTCTACTATTTTTAATTTTAATTCTAGGCATGACCAGTTGGACAGGCCTGTGCCGTTTACTGCGTGCAGAAACCCTTAAAATCAGCCAAATAGAATATGTTACCGCCGCCAAAGCGTTTGGCTTAAAACCTTTTACTATTATTAGAAAACACATTTTACCGAATCTGGTGCACCTCATCTTAATCGCTTTAGTACTCGATTTTAGTGGGTTAGTATTGGCCGAAGCCGTATTATCCTACGTTGGGGTTGGGGTAGATCCAACCATGCCAAGCTGGGGTAATATGATTAACCAAGCCAGGTTAGAGATGGCGCGTGAACCCATGGTTTGGTGGTCACTGCTTTCTGCATTTTGTTTTATGTTTATTTTAGTGTTAGCCGCAAACCTTTTTGCCGACCGAGTTCAATGGGTACTTAACCCAAGATCAGAGAAATAG
- a CDS encoding ABC transporter ATP-binding protein — protein sequence MSQSTVSTVLSVKNLVLNIGEQRLINDISFDIKAGQIFALVGESGSGKSLTSLAIMRLLPEVLTIGGGQITLHQQNLFELPEYQMQKVRGKQVAMIFQEPMTSLNPVMKVGDQVAEVLRLHLGLNNKQARAKVVSLFEEVGIPESKDRYDWYPHQLSGGQKQRVMIAMALACEPDLLIADEPTTALDVTIQAQVLQLLKEIRSKRGLSILFITHDMGVVYEMADTVAVMKQGQILEQAEKETFFNNATHPYTKKLLQDAVPKQILKPAKDSEKLLELTDLKVHFPIKKGLFQRTVGMVKAVDGVSLSIEKGQTLALVGESGSGKSTIGQAILKLVNATDGAVSYVSDNQEIQLTKLTEKQMKPLRKKIQVIFQDPFSALNPRMTISEIIREGMVSLKVGSQNRQDQDNRIDELLEQVGLETEFKHRYPHEFSGGQRQRIGIARALAVEPELIICDEPTSALDVTVRAQVLELLEDLQKKYQLSYLFITHDLSIIPTIAHKVAVMQNGKVVEHGTVEQIMHNPQQDYTKQLLNSAPELIRKVMFA from the coding sequence ATGTCTCAATCAACCGTATCGACCGTATTAAGTGTTAAAAACCTAGTCTTAAACATTGGTGAACAACGCTTAATTAATGATATTAGTTTTGATATAAAAGCGGGTCAAATCTTTGCTCTAGTGGGCGAGTCGGGCAGTGGTAAATCCCTAACCAGCTTAGCCATTATGCGCTTATTGCCAGAGGTGTTAACAATTGGTGGTGGACAGATTACTTTACATCAGCAAAACCTATTTGAACTGCCTGAATATCAAATGCAAAAAGTGCGTGGTAAACAAGTCGCGATGATCTTTCAAGAACCGATGACCTCGCTTAACCCTGTTATGAAAGTAGGCGATCAAGTCGCAGAGGTTCTACGTTTGCATTTAGGTTTAAATAACAAACAGGCCAGAGCCAAAGTGGTTTCTTTGTTTGAAGAAGTGGGCATTCCTGAATCAAAAGACCGTTATGACTGGTATCCGCATCAGCTGTCGGGTGGTCAAAAACAGCGTGTGATGATCGCCATGGCTCTAGCCTGTGAACCTGATTTACTGATTGCCGATGAACCCACTACGGCATTAGATGTCACTATTCAAGCACAGGTGCTGCAACTGCTCAAAGAGATTCGTAGTAAACGAGGCCTGTCTATTCTGTTTATTACACACGACATGGGTGTGGTGTATGAAATGGCCGATACCGTAGCGGTTATGAAACAAGGGCAAATTTTAGAACAAGCCGAAAAAGAGACCTTCTTTAACAACGCCACACATCCTTATACAAAAAAACTACTGCAAGACGCCGTGCCCAAGCAAATCTTAAAACCTGCTAAAGATTCTGAAAAACTACTCGAACTTACTGATTTAAAAGTACATTTTCCTATTAAAAAAGGTCTGTTTCAACGAACTGTGGGTATGGTAAAAGCGGTTGACGGTGTCAGTTTAAGTATCGAAAAAGGGCAAACATTAGCCCTGGTGGGTGAATCAGGTTCAGGCAAAAGCACCATTGGCCAAGCCATTTTAAAACTGGTTAACGCCACCGATGGTGCGGTTTCTTATGTATCAGACAATCAAGAGATTCAACTCACCAAACTGACTGAAAAGCAGATGAAACCGCTGCGTAAAAAAATACAGGTTATCTTTCAAGATCCATTCTCAGCACTTAACCCACGTATGACCATTAGCGAAATCATTCGTGAAGGCATGGTCAGTTTAAAAGTAGGCAGTCAAAACAGACAAGATCAAGATAACCGAATCGATGAACTGCTTGAACAAGTTGGCCTAGAAACAGAGTTTAAACACCGCTACCCACATGAATTCTCAGGCGGTCAACGTCAACGTATCGGTATTGCCAGAGCCTTAGCCGTAGAACCCGAGCTCATTATTTGTGATGAACCGACTAGCGCATTAGATGTCACCGTGCGAGCACAAGTTTTAGAACTATTAGAAGATTTACAGAAAAAGTACCAACTTTCCTACCTGTTTATTACCCATGATCTATCCATTATTCCAACCATTGCCCACAAAGTAGCGGTCATGCAAAACGGCAAAGTAGTAGAACACGGAACCGTAGAACAAATCATGCACAACCCGCAACAAGACTACACAAAACAACTGCTTAACTCCGCACCTGAATTAATTCGTAAGGTTATGTTTGCTTAA